Proteins encoded by one window of Chryseobacterium aquaeductus:
- a CDS encoding AI-2E family transporter: MNLFKLPFLLKLSLAVISIIGIGYLINLGQSILAPFFLAFLMAMLFLPIANFLEKKLKFPRSFSTIISVMMMLTILTGLIFFFGSQLSNFSKDLPHLSRQFNTVFHNLQTWVSHTFNVKIDEQFDYLDQGLSKILSSSGIILGFTFGIFSSSLGFLAFFILFFIFILNYRRILNNFIVNVFSEEHTASVQEVVSEVRIMTKRYIIGLCLQIIIVSVLTTVLLSVIGVKYAILLGVLTGLLNVIPYIGIAISLIISCFIAFATGTVSSCIYVAIGYVIVHAIDGNIILPFVVGSKVKINALFSFIGILVGEHLWGISGMFLCIPAIAILKIIFERVNGLKPWGYLLGEEQLLNKKKKSYKISKNITLKEMD, encoded by the coding sequence ATGAACCTCTTTAAACTTCCTTTTCTTCTAAAACTTTCGCTTGCAGTCATTTCAATCATCGGAATCGGTTACTTGATCAATTTGGGACAAAGTATTTTGGCTCCGTTCTTTTTGGCCTTTCTGATGGCAATGCTTTTCTTACCAATCGCCAACTTTTTAGAAAAAAAATTGAAGTTTCCGAGGTCATTTTCTACCATCATATCGGTCATGATGATGTTGACAATTCTTACAGGATTGATCTTTTTCTTCGGATCTCAGCTATCAAATTTCAGCAAAGATCTTCCGCATTTGTCTAGACAGTTTAATACGGTCTTCCATAATTTACAGACCTGGGTTTCTCATACTTTCAATGTGAAAATTGATGAGCAGTTTGATTATCTTGATCAGGGATTGAGTAAAATACTGTCTTCATCAGGCATTATACTAGGATTTACTTTCGGAATATTTTCGTCAAGTTTAGGTTTTTTAGCATTCTTTATTCTGTTTTTCATTTTTATTTTAAATTACAGACGAATCTTAAATAATTTCATCGTCAATGTTTTTAGTGAAGAGCATACAGCAAGCGTACAGGAAGTTGTTTCGGAAGTGCGAATAATGACTAAAAGATACATCATCGGTCTATGTCTGCAGATCATAATCGTATCTGTTCTCACCACTGTTTTACTATCTGTAATCGGTGTAAAGTATGCAATTTTATTGGGTGTTTTAACGGGATTATTAAACGTAATTCCATACATCGGAATTGCAATTTCATTAATAATCTCTTGTTTTATTGCATTTGCCACAGGCACTGTTTCGAGTTGTATTTACGTTGCGATCGGATATGTGATTGTACATGCAATAGATGGAAATATTATTTTGCCTTTTGTAGTCGGTTCTAAAGTCAAAATTAATGCTCTTTTTTCTTTTATCGGAATTTTGGTTGGTGAGCATCTTTGGGGAATCTCTGGTATGTTTCTGTGTATTCCTGCCATTGCGATTCTTAAAATTATCTTCGAAAGAGTAAATGGTCTAAAACCTTGGGGATATTTGCTGGGTGAAGAACAACTGCTTAATAAGAAAAAGAAAAGTTACAAAATCTCTAAGAACATCACTTTAAAAGAAATGGACTAG
- the lon gene encoding endopeptidase La, producing MTEFEDINFDEILRDGFDIVAEEINLSDIDESTKNSEQIIFPILPVRNMVMFPNVVIPITAGRKTSIQLLEEAQQNGDLIGIVSQKNSNIEQPTEKDFYQIGTLAKIIKIIKLPEGNVTAITKGFQRFKIKSITDSQPYFKGEITRLKDSKAKKKEEYEALLENIKDLALKIIELDPNIPNAANFAIKNINNNDDLLNFICTNANFPYAEKQKLLEEKSLMERANKCYEMMHEDFRKLELRNQIHQKTSKDLDKQQREYFLNQQIRTIQDELGGGPESDVEDLIKKASTKTWKPEVEEHFQKEIGRLQRQNPNSPDYNVQRNYLDFFTDLPWETFTKDTFDIEKAEKVLDKAHFGLEDIKKRILEHMAVLKLKNNMKSPILLLVGPPGVGKTSLGKSVADALGRKYVRVSLGGLHDESEIRGHRKTYIGAMAGRILQSIKKSGTSNPVIVLDEIDKVGKGMHGDPSSALLEVLDPEQNNAFYDNFLEMGYDLSKVMFLATANSLSTIQSPLLDRMEIIQIAGYTLEEKIEIAKRHLIKKQQDENGLTAKSFKLGNAELKHIIEAHTSESGVRTLEKRIAGIARWVALQTALVKEYDAKISVEKVDEILGVPRPKSLSELTDVPGVVTGLAWTSVGGDILFIESITSNGKGNLTMTGNLGTVMKESATIALEYIKAKHEDLGITEDDLEKKNIHVHVPEGATPKDGPSAGIAMLTSMVSTFRNKKVKPHLAMTGEITLRGKVLPVGGIKEKLLAATRAGIKEVILCEANRKDVEEIKQDYLKNLKVNYVNWMTEVLELAIEK from the coding sequence ATGACAGAATTTGAAGATATAAATTTTGATGAAATCTTACGCGACGGATTTGATATTGTGGCTGAAGAGATTAATCTTTCTGATATTGACGAAAGCACAAAAAACTCTGAGCAAATAATTTTCCCGATACTTCCCGTGAGAAATATGGTAATGTTCCCAAATGTGGTAATCCCAATTACTGCAGGAAGAAAAACATCAATACAACTTCTGGAAGAAGCCCAGCAAAACGGTGATTTGATAGGCATTGTAAGCCAAAAAAACTCGAATATAGAGCAACCAACGGAGAAAGATTTTTACCAAATCGGAACTTTAGCCAAGATTATAAAAATCATCAAACTTCCTGAAGGAAACGTTACTGCAATTACAAAAGGGTTCCAGCGATTTAAAATTAAAAGCATTACCGACAGTCAACCTTATTTCAAAGGTGAAATTACACGTCTGAAAGATTCTAAAGCGAAAAAAAAGGAAGAATACGAAGCGTTATTGGAAAACATTAAAGATTTAGCACTAAAAATTATTGAGCTAGATCCCAACATTCCCAACGCAGCCAATTTTGCTATAAAAAACATCAACAATAACGATGATTTATTAAATTTCATCTGTACCAACGCCAACTTTCCGTACGCTGAAAAGCAAAAACTTCTGGAGGAAAAAAGCCTGATGGAAAGAGCCAACAAGTGCTACGAAATGATGCACGAAGATTTCAGAAAACTGGAATTGAGAAATCAGATCCACCAGAAAACTTCGAAAGACCTTGATAAACAGCAAAGAGAATATTTTCTGAATCAACAGATCAGAACGATTCAGGATGAATTGGGAGGCGGACCGGAAAGTGATGTTGAAGATTTAATAAAAAAAGCAAGTACAAAAACGTGGAAACCCGAAGTAGAAGAACATTTCCAGAAAGAAATAGGAAGGTTACAGAGGCAAAATCCTAATTCTCCCGACTACAATGTTCAGAGAAATTATCTTGATTTCTTCACTGATCTTCCTTGGGAAACCTTCACCAAAGATACTTTTGACATTGAAAAAGCTGAAAAAGTTTTAGATAAAGCTCATTTTGGTTTAGAAGATATTAAGAAAAGAATTTTGGAACACATGGCTGTTTTAAAATTGAAAAATAACATGAAATCTCCTATCCTATTATTGGTAGGGCCTCCGGGAGTTGGTAAAACATCTCTTGGAAAATCTGTTGCCGATGCTTTGGGAAGAAAATATGTGCGTGTTTCTTTGGGCGGCCTTCATGACGAAAGCGAAATCCGCGGTCACAGAAAAACGTACATCGGTGCCATGGCGGGAAGAATTCTTCAATCCATCAAAAAATCGGGGACATCAAATCCTGTGATTGTCTTAGATGAAATTGATAAAGTAGGAAAAGGAATGCACGGCGATCCAAGCTCAGCTTTATTGGAAGTGCTTGATCCTGAACAAAATAATGCTTTCTATGACAATTTCCTTGAGATGGGTTATGATTTGTCTAAAGTAATGTTTTTAGCAACAGCAAACTCTCTGTCAACTATTCAGAGTCCACTTTTGGACAGAATGGAAATCATTCAGATTGCCGGTTATACTTTAGAGGAAAAAATTGAGATTGCGAAGAGACATTTAATTAAAAAACAGCAGGACGAAAACGGTTTGACGGCAAAATCTTTCAAACTTGGAAATGCTGAACTCAAACATATCATTGAAGCTCACACTTCTGAAAGCGGTGTAAGAACTTTAGAAAAAAGAATTGCAGGAATTGCTCGTTGGGTAGCTTTGCAGACTGCTTTGGTGAAAGAATATGATGCAAAAATTTCAGTAGAAAAAGTAGACGAAATTCTGGGAGTTCCAAGACCGAAAAGTTTGTCTGAATTGACTGACGTTCCCGGAGTTGTCACAGGATTGGCGTGGACAAGCGTTGGTGGTGACATTTTATTTATCGAAAGTATTACCAGCAACGGAAAAGGAAACCTTACAATGACCGGAAACTTGGGAACGGTAATGAAAGAATCTGCAACGATTGCTTTGGAATATATTAAGGCAAAACACGAAGATTTAGGAATTACAGAAGATGATCTGGAAAAGAAAAACATCCACGTTCACGTTCCTGAAGGAGCAACGCCGAAAGACGGACCATCCGCAGGAATCGCAATGCTGACTTCTATGGTTTCTACTTTCAGAAATAAAAAAGTAAAACCTCACCTCGCAATGACAGGCGAAATTACTCTACGAGGAAAAGTACTTCCTGTAGGCGGAATTAAAGAAAAACTTCTTGCTGCAACAAGAGCTGGAATAAAAGAAGTAATCCTTTGTGAAGCCAACAGAAAAGATGTAGAAGAGATCAAACAGGATTATCTGAAAAATCTTAAAGTAAACTATGTAAACTGGATGACTGAAGTTCTTGAACTGGCCATCGAAAAATAA
- a CDS encoding peptidylprolyl isomerase, producing the protein MAILGQIRSRPWLLMGMIALALLAFLVNPESLDKVFGKNPDILGKVNGEKITREEYNDQLFVLQQQADQQQQPKSGLEEQAWQLLVQSKLVKQQFEKMGFEMTEDLFWNQLQYDQMFAQNQQLFDEKGNFKLQELKKEIETLQNTNPEGYNQWLKTRKTIEYRIMARQVFANISTGITTGKKEAEELMKQRDQLADIDFVKVDYTSYIQKNKIKATTEDLSNYIKQHPVMFKTEPSRNLGVVFFPSLPSPADDAAVQKEITKIFSVGTDESGGKENFINTTNDSMFVMANSDIPFNNQYVQATQMPQGLKGKIETAAVGQTFGPYKEQNLYVVSKLIDKKPSDSTLSKHILIAYKGAERSTATRSKEEAKKIADSLMAAIKGNPAKFAEGLKLSDEPNAVERNGSVGWTTPESQFAPPYLAFLASNPKGATGLTETSFGYHIINVEDKKAGTMGYKVAHLVKTIKPSEATEAEVDKKSRKFAQQVLGKSFNDFVNIAKKSNYQYSNAKSAKRFDGQLQGLGTDKDGEIIAWAFDKKREKGDSEIFTVDGTGDKIVVYLNGKQEKGLADPESVRDQIETIVLNKLAAKQISDKIGKATSLDQVAKTFATTKQSAQVNILNPSVAGAMEPKVAGAAFGVKKGAISNAIEGGTGVYVLVKKNETINKQPGDAKQFTESVTQRNSGMFGQAWLKSLQDNSDIDDYRIEIWSKLGTQQ; encoded by the coding sequence ATGGCAATTTTAGGACAGATTAGGAGTAGACCTTGGCTTTTGATGGGAATGATCGCATTGGCGCTATTGGCGTTTTTGGTAAACCCAGAAAGTCTCGATAAAGTTTTTGGAAAAAATCCTGATATTTTAGGAAAAGTAAATGGCGAAAAAATTACCCGTGAGGAGTATAATGACCAGCTTTTTGTATTACAACAACAGGCTGATCAACAACAACAGCCAAAAAGCGGACTTGAAGAGCAAGCTTGGCAACTGCTGGTGCAATCAAAGTTGGTGAAGCAGCAATTTGAAAAAATGGGGTTTGAAATGACAGAAGATTTATTCTGGAATCAACTTCAGTACGATCAGATGTTTGCTCAAAATCAACAGCTTTTTGACGAAAAAGGAAATTTCAAACTTCAGGAATTGAAAAAGGAGATTGAAACTTTACAAAATACAAATCCTGAAGGGTACAACCAATGGTTGAAAACTAGAAAAACAATCGAATACAGAATTATGGCAAGACAGGTCTTTGCTAATATTTCTACAGGTATCACGACTGGTAAAAAAGAAGCTGAAGAATTGATGAAGCAAAGAGATCAGCTTGCTGATATTGACTTTGTGAAAGTTGATTACACATCTTATATTCAAAAAAATAAAATTAAAGCGACTACTGAGGATTTATCAAACTACATCAAGCAACATCCTGTCATGTTCAAAACAGAACCTAGCAGAAATCTTGGAGTGGTATTTTTCCCTTCACTTCCAAGTCCTGCTGACGACGCTGCAGTACAGAAAGAGATTACTAAAATTTTCTCAGTCGGAACAGATGAAAGTGGTGGAAAAGAAAATTTCATCAATACCACAAACGATTCTATGTTTGTGATGGCAAATTCTGATATTCCTTTCAATAACCAATACGTTCAGGCAACTCAAATGCCACAAGGACTAAAAGGGAAAATTGAAACGGCTGCTGTAGGGCAGACTTTTGGTCCTTACAAAGAACAAAATTTATATGTAGTTTCTAAATTGATAGACAAGAAACCTTCAGATTCTACTTTATCTAAGCATATTTTGATTGCTTACAAAGGTGCTGAAAGATCTACTGCTACAAGATCAAAAGAAGAAGCGAAGAAAATCGCAGACAGTTTGATGGCAGCTATCAAAGGAAATCCTGCAAAATTTGCAGAAGGTCTTAAGTTATCTGACGAACCAAATGCTGTTGAGAGAAACGGAAGCGTGGGCTGGACAACTCCTGAAAGTCAATTTGCTCCGCCATATCTGGCGTTTTTGGCAAGTAACCCTAAAGGTGCAACCGGATTGACTGAAACTAGTTTTGGTTACCACATCATCAACGTAGAAGATAAGAAAGCAGGAACAATGGGTTATAAAGTAGCTCACTTGGTTAAAACGATCAAACCTTCTGAAGCTACAGAAGCTGAAGTTGATAAAAAATCTAGAAAGTTTGCACAGCAGGTTTTAGGCAAATCATTCAATGATTTTGTAAACATTGCTAAAAAATCAAACTACCAATATTCAAATGCAAAATCTGCAAAAAGATTTGATGGTCAGTTGCAAGGTTTAGGAACTGATAAAGACGGAGAAATTATCGCTTGGGCTTTTGATAAGAAAAGAGAAAAAGGAGATTCTGAAATTTTCACAGTTGACGGAACGGGAGACAAGATTGTTGTTTACTTAAACGGAAAACAAGAAAAAGGTCTTGCTGATCCGGAATCTGTAAGAGATCAGATAGAGACTATTGTTCTTAATAAATTAGCTGCTAAACAGATTTCTGATAAAATAGGCAAGGCAACAAGTCTTGATCAAGTTGCTAAAACTTTTGCTACAACAAAACAATCTGCACAGGTTAATATACTGAATCCATCAGTTGCAGGTGCAATGGAACCTAAAGTTGCAGGTGCCGCATTCGGAGTTAAAAAAGGAGCAATCTCAAACGCTATCGAAGGTGGAACGGGAGTTTATGTTTTAGTAAAAAAGAACGAAACTATCAACAAACAGCCGGGTGATGCTAAACAATTTACAGAATCTGTAACACAGAGAAATTCAGGAATGTTTGGTCAGGCTTGGTTGAAGAGTTTGCAGGATAATTCAGACATCGATGATTACAGAATCGAAATTTGGAGTAAGCTCGGAACTCAACAATAA
- a CDS encoding MlaD family protein, whose protein sequence is MKFNKEIKAGLIGVLAVVGFVILFQFMKGRSLFTTDNIFYAKYDNVEGLTQSSPVSINGLKVGQVDKILPQTSKDGKIHFIVKITVDDNFEFSKNSSLEIFEPGLMSGKEMRVNLAYGGATAKDGDTLQGAFKLGMMNSLSSQVGPVKDQLQTVLHRVDSLMVNANQVMNAQNREEIKILLHNLNRTVGALENTAGSVNKLVGNNDPKLQRVLDDASVTMQTGKVTLDKYGKLAESIDTQKLNATIANLDNTVGQLNKVVSGIDRGEGSLGKIMKDDQLYNNLNAASTNLNSLIEDLKANPKKYVNFSVFGKNSKD, encoded by the coding sequence GTGAAGTTCAATAAAGAAATAAAAGCTGGCTTAATAGGCGTTTTAGCCGTTGTCGGCTTTGTCATTTTATTCCAATTCATGAAAGGCAGGAGCCTTTTTACTACCGATAATATATTTTATGCAAAATATGATAACGTTGAAGGTCTCACGCAGTCTTCACCAGTTTCTATTAATGGGTTAAAGGTAGGGCAGGTTGATAAAATTCTTCCTCAAACATCCAAAGACGGTAAAATTCATTTTATCGTAAAAATCACTGTAGATGATAATTTTGAATTTTCAAAAAATTCTTCTCTCGAAATCTTTGAGCCAGGTTTGATGTCTGGTAAAGAAATGAGAGTGAATCTTGCATATGGTGGCGCAACAGCCAAAGATGGTGACACTTTGCAAGGAGCTTTCAAATTGGGAATGATGAATAGTCTGTCATCTCAAGTTGGTCCGGTAAAAGATCAGTTGCAAACGGTACTGCATCGTGTAGATTCTTTGATGGTAAATGCCAACCAGGTCATGAATGCTCAAAACAGAGAAGAAATTAAAATTTTACTCCATAATCTTAACAGAACTGTTGGAGCGTTGGAAAATACCGCAGGAAGCGTAAACAAATTGGTAGGAAACAATGATCCTAAACTTCAGAGAGTTTTGGATGATGCAAGTGTTACAATGCAGACAGGTAAGGTTACTTTAGACAAATATGGAAAACTGGCTGAAAGTATTGATACTCAAAAATTAAATGCAACTATTGCAAATTTAGATAATACTGTAGGTCAGCTGAATAAAGTTGTTTCCGGAATTGATAGAGGTGAGGGAAGTTTGGGTAAAATAATGAAGGATGATCAGCTTTATAACAATCTGAACGCCGCTTCTACGAACCTAAATTCGCTTATTGAAGATTTAAAAGCCAATCCTAAGAAATATGTTAATTTTTCGGTATTCGGTAAAAACAGTAAAGACTAA